In Ahaetulla prasina isolate Xishuangbanna chromosome 5, ASM2864084v1, whole genome shotgun sequence, the following are encoded in one genomic region:
- the NICOL1 gene encoding neuropeptide-like protein C4orf48 homolog isoform X2 produces the protein MLTVRTRKMVLLAPLLLMTGLISTKAAVAEEESGTAIPAESRPCVDCHAFEFMQRALQDLKKTAYNLDSRTETLLFQVEKKTLCDCLASNALN, from the exons ATGCTCACTGTTCGCACGAGGAAGATGGTACTTTTGGCCCCTTTACTTCTGATGACGGGACTGATTTCTACGAAGGCCGCTGTGGCTGAGGAAGAATCAGGAACAGCGATTCCTGCCGAAA GTCGTCCCTGTGTTGACTGCCATGCCTTTGAATTCATGCAGAGGGCTTTGCAAGATTTAAAGAAGACGGCGTACAATTTAGATTCACGa ACGGAGACCTTGCTTttccaagtggagaagaagacctTATGTGACTGTTTAGCCTCCAATGCCCTGAACTGA
- the NICOL1 gene encoding neuropeptide-like protein C4orf48 homolog isoform X1: MLSMTEAEEGLTSKMLTVRTRKMVLLAPLLLMTGLISTKAAVAEEESGTAIPAESRPCVDCHAFEFMQRALQDLKKTAYNLDSRTETLLFQVEKKTLCDCLASNALN; this comes from the exons ATGTTGTCGATGACCGAGGCG GAGGAAGGCCTAACTAGCAAGATGCTCACTGTTCGCACGAGGAAGATGGTACTTTTGGCCCCTTTACTTCTGATGACGGGACTGATTTCTACGAAGGCCGCTGTGGCTGAGGAAGAATCAGGAACAGCGATTCCTGCCGAAA GTCGTCCCTGTGTTGACTGCCATGCCTTTGAATTCATGCAGAGGGCTTTGCAAGATTTAAAGAAGACGGCGTACAATTTAGATTCACGa ACGGAGACCTTGCTTttccaagtggagaagaagacctTATGTGACTGTTTAGCCTCCAATGCCCTGAACTGA